The following proteins come from a genomic window of Flavobacterium crocinum:
- a CDS encoding SusC/RagA family TonB-linked outer membrane protein yields the protein MKMKKYIWSILVVLFLTVSAYAQKRVTVSGTVRDNMGLIPGATIIVKNENTNTVTDFDGKFSIPVNDPATAVLIVKFIGLTDETVAVKGRTSGITVQMKESNSELNEVVVIGYGTQKRKNLTGAVASIKGTELAKVPTANVAEALTGRLPGVQVTTVDGSPGAEVKIRIRGGGSITEDNSPLILVDGFEVANLNDIPPTDIESVEVLKDAASTAVYGARGANGVIIVTTKVPKAGKVQVNIHNYTQIKTLANHLDVMDPYEFVMLQYENARKGSSNPTAFYNQYGKANELYIYKGNKGTDWQDEIFGSNPIARYTDINVNGGSEKTKFKFTFVNQDQPGALVGTGMRQNYVYLIMNTKLTDNLLFEYQTRLTNQTIDGSGTDGVSLLRALREAPTGGLEDYMTLPDDNTYFDPEDYQTKPRFNPLEEAEKNYRKRITRIFNTQGALTWTIQKGLTLRSSFGYEYKYAEDGRFWGTDTRTATDNNNLPVVYWSMTQSPRWQLNNVLNYGFKVKERHDFQLMIGQEIKDQESKAKFYRSRYFPDDISGPKALDNLALGTPFDNGSLAESPNRIASFFGRANYGYDDRYLFTFTVRTDGSTKFGPDNRWGVFPAGAFAWRISNESFLKESQTVSNLKLRLSYGASGNDRIKADLYAKYYGVSRDRSIGWGEQNQYYYNFYNSQYLNNPNVKWETTYTANAGLDFGFFKERLTGTLDFYYNKVKDLLVPSDIASVSGFTKMMTNVGQTSNKGVELALNGSVIRKKDFQVDLTFNIGYNKNKIDKLASGEQEWILSSGWAGTQLLNDDDYRAYVGGTKGLIYGFVNDGFYTMDDFESFDAVTRVWKLKEGVANSKNLSGEPVPGSAKFKKLTPTDPSDPNSYVIGDKDRKVIGDTNPDFSGGFGVNAVWKNFDLTAFFNFMYGFDVYNANKIMMTSFFQNNQNNFGMEVGLDKRWRNYDDMGNDLRYSPELLAKQNENATMWNPVSIGRPIAMSYAVEDGSFLRLNTLSIGYTIPKQQSKAIGLSRVRLYATGSNLFVWTNYSGYDPDINLETGLTPNIDYNAYPRTRNYAFGVQLSF from the coding sequence ATGAAGATGAAAAAATATATCTGGAGCATTTTAGTCGTACTGTTTTTGACAGTTAGTGCTTATGCTCAGAAGCGTGTTACTGTAAGCGGTACAGTAAGGGATAACATGGGGCTTATTCCCGGCGCAACCATTATTGTAAAGAATGAAAATACTAATACCGTTACCGATTTTGACGGGAAATTCAGTATCCCGGTAAATGACCCGGCAACAGCAGTTTTGATTGTCAAATTTATTGGGTTAACCGATGAGACTGTAGCGGTAAAAGGACGTACTTCCGGAATTACAGTTCAGATGAAAGAATCGAACAGTGAATTGAATGAAGTTGTCGTTATTGGTTACGGTACACAAAAACGTAAAAACTTAACAGGTGCCGTTGCCAGTATAAAAGGAACGGAACTGGCAAAAGTGCCAACTGCTAACGTGGCCGAAGCTTTGACAGGAAGACTTCCCGGAGTTCAGGTTACTACTGTTGATGGTTCGCCGGGTGCAGAGGTAAAGATTAGAATTCGTGGTGGAGGATCTATTACAGAAGACAATTCGCCTTTGATTTTAGTCGATGGATTTGAAGTTGCGAATCTAAATGATATTCCGCCAACTGATATTGAATCGGTAGAAGTTTTAAAAGACGCGGCGTCAACAGCGGTTTATGGTGCGCGAGGAGCAAACGGAGTTATTATTGTTACTACTAAAGTGCCAAAAGCAGGAAAAGTTCAGGTAAACATTCATAATTATACCCAGATTAAAACGCTTGCCAATCATTTGGATGTAATGGATCCGTATGAGTTTGTGATGTTGCAGTATGAGAATGCGCGTAAAGGAAGTTCTAATCCAACCGCATTTTATAATCAGTATGGAAAAGCTAACGAATTATATATTTATAAAGGAAACAAAGGTACAGACTGGCAGGACGAAATTTTCGGAAGCAACCCAATTGCCAGATATACTGATATCAATGTGAACGGCGGAAGCGAAAAAACAAAATTCAAATTCACGTTTGTAAATCAGGATCAGCCTGGAGCTTTAGTAGGAACAGGAATGCGTCAGAATTATGTTTACCTGATTATGAATACCAAGCTGACGGATAATCTTTTGTTCGAATATCAGACGCGTTTAACCAATCAGACTATTGATGGTTCTGGTACAGATGGCGTGAGTCTCCTTAGAGCTTTACGCGAAGCACCAACAGGAGGTTTGGAAGATTATATGACTTTACCGGATGACAACACTTATTTTGATCCGGAAGACTATCAAACAAAACCTCGTTTTAACCCGTTGGAAGAAGCAGAAAAGAATTACCGTAAACGTATTACGAGAATTTTTAATACACAAGGAGCCTTGACTTGGACAATCCAAAAAGGACTGACATTACGTTCTTCTTTTGGTTACGAATACAAATATGCAGAAGACGGACGTTTTTGGGGAACCGATACGCGTACGGCAACCGATAATAACAATCTACCAGTAGTATATTGGTCGATGACACAATCGCCACGCTGGCAGTTGAATAACGTATTAAACTACGGATTCAAAGTAAAAGAGCGTCACGATTTTCAGTTGATGATCGGACAAGAGATCAAAGATCAGGAATCTAAGGCTAAATTTTACCGTTCCCGTTATTTTCCTGACGATATTTCGGGCCCAAAAGCTTTGGATAACTTGGCATTAGGAACTCCTTTCGACAATGGTTCATTGGCTGAATCTCCAAACAGAATCGCTTCCTTTTTTGGAAGAGCCAATTACGGTTATGATGATCGTTACTTATTTACATTCACGGTTCGTACCGATGGTTCTACAAAGTTTGGTCCGGATAATAGATGGGGCGTTTTCCCTGCAGGAGCTTTTGCCTGGAGAATTTCAAACGAAAGTTTCTTAAAGGAAAGTCAGACTGTTTCTAATCTTAAACTTCGTTTGAGTTATGGAGCTTCAGGAAATGACAGAATTAAAGCCGATTTATATGCGAAATATTATGGTGTTTCCAGAGATCGTTCTATAGGCTGGGGAGAGCAAAATCAATATTATTATAATTTTTACAACAGTCAGTATCTGAACAATCCAAACGTAAAGTGGGAGACAACTTATACAGCTAACGCAGGTCTTGATTTTGGTTTCTTCAAAGAAAGATTAACAGGAACACTTGATTTCTATTACAATAAAGTAAAAGATTTATTGGTGCCTTCTGATATCGCTTCGGTTTCCGGTTTTACCAAAATGATGACGAATGTTGGACAGACTTCTAATAAAGGTGTTGAATTGGCGCTTAACGGAAGTGTAATTAGAAAAAAAGACTTTCAGGTTGATCTGACTTTCAACATTGGTTACAACAAAAATAAAATTGACAAACTGGCAAGCGGAGAACAGGAATGGATTTTAAGTTCGGGCTGGGCAGGAACGCAGTTATTAAATGACGATGATTACCGTGCATATGTCGGCGGAACAAAAGGTTTGATTTACGGTTTCGTAAATGACGGATTCTATACAATGGATGATTTCGAATCTTTTGATGCTGTAACCAGAGTTTGGAAACTAAAAGAAGGAGTTGCCAACTCAAAAAACCTTTCAGGAGAGCCGGTTCCGGGAAGTGCAAAGTTTAAAAAATTAACTCCAACTGATCCTTCAGACCCAAACAGCTATGTAATTGGAGATAAAGACAGAAAAGTGATCGGAGATACAAATCCTGATTTCTCTGGTGGATTTGGTGTGAATGCCGTTTGGAAAAACTTCGATTTAACAGCATTCTTCAATTTCATGTATGGTTTTGATGTGTACAATGCTAATAAGATTATGATGACTTCTTTCTTCCAAAACAACCAAAACAATTTTGGAATGGAAGTAGGATTGGATAAACGCTGGAGAAATTATGACGATATGGGGAATGATCTTCGTTATTCTCCTGAATTACTGGCAAAACAAAACGAAAATGCTACGATGTGGAATCCGGTAAGTATTGGTCGTCCAATTGCAATGTCTTATGCAGTTGAAGATGGTTCTTTCTTAAGATTAAATACGCTGAGTATTGGTTACACAATTCCAAAACAACAAAGTAAAGCAATAGGATTAAGCCGAGTAAGATTGTATGCTACAGGAAGTAACTTATTTGTGTGGACAAACTATTCAGGATATGATCCGGATATCAATTTAGAAACAGGTCTTACACCAAACATTGATTATAACGCTTATCCAAGAACGCGTAACTACGCTTTTGGAGTACAGCTGTCATTTTAA
- a CDS encoding hybrid sensor histidine kinase/response regulator transcription factor, whose product MLKHTLLVFLFSFICIKGISQPQGVLTHFSNDGKLSQSRVLGIQQDKKGFIWLATFNGLIRYDGNTFRKFKVGQDDTPLNIQSNRVSKFIFDNNGRIWIQSEKNDVYYFDTNELKFHNPIESNTDELVLEQFKIMRSGRTWLFPKDKNEMIAFESNGQIRKVSFKNTRHFGKIADVLEDKAGVTWFLSNAGLSRLNKGAKQPEYFFTNVSEQTGKGNSFNIAVETKDDLWFGGDQGKFIRYNKKSTTFFNLDLGIQDDILLLKEIGDSKILIVKKKEGFCTYDIKTGKFNNYKSTTLAGLPKESINFLGLTALRRFWFDTPNSGIFMFDLMTEKLKKLEVDPSEPSAAAGRQKSFLLTSPNGTVWLQSGKGAFSYWDEKQNRLFSVIRCIKESKETFSDVMHTAAFDKLGNLWFCSHKQGLDLIVFNNSNFLKLNLSASGNHKKHNVRSLMEDREKNLWVASRDEKIEIFDSQKRRIGNLGSDGTLSPNSSGWGADIYSMMQDAKGRIWIGTRGNGVFCLTPKPLSFSFIVKQYKYDKDDKYSISCDDIYKIFQASSGQIYLATWGGGLNLIKESAGKANFISYRNELKNYPIGRADKVRSVVETKDHRIFFVSSYRLFSIAGEKLSADKMQFKDHFQASGNDILDIIVTSNGKLALSTNGKGLILVDIDKQDQVKAETFWSENFGFPLEGVVGMEEDKFGKIWLMGDNQIVRFDPKNNSSETFPELKSIIGTEIFSEATKCRLSNGEIAAGYSDGVIYFKPDAIKPSKFKPYLAISGFLVNNKELFEVNPETPKNPDLLTEVTLKHDQNFFRVQFSALDYIKNENIVYRYKLEGIDKDWNYLKGGQSINYTNLGRGTYTLIVSSTNGHNLWLDNERQIKITIKPSIWGTYFAYFCYLVLAVGLFLLVRRAISTILKLRNDVRVEKEVSALKLNFFTDISHEIRTPLTMITAPLEVMLSDNKLDESAKSQLRIIEKYSNKLLNLVNQILDFRRMQDRKLEVREIDLGEFVKEVCEGFTEVSQRRNIQLNVSIADRKPHIWADPDSLDKILVNLLSNAFKYCKKGNVIEVKVEETEKNVCLKVIDNGPGISAVVQKKLFVRFSNYNENPFNPSTGIGLSIVKDSVEKHGAEISVETKLGKGSSFEINFQKGYNHFSDDVEIHFEDTEEHFTEDIQPNEIVTEELVTEEIREKPVGLIIEDDPELRNFILSILKEDYTIYIAENGKEGHVKAEELSPDFIISDIMMPEMDGIEMLKIIRNNFAISHVPVILLSAKTAIESKLAGMEYGADDYITKPFNVSFLKARVKNVLEQRIRLQQLYSTGSIAQIAKEEPLHISEKDNKFMLKVIELVKENISKTDFSVDELGKLMCMSRASFFNKLKDVTGVSPVVFIRDMKLNEAANLLKNEDLLIKEICFEVGFSDLKYFGKCFKSKYNYTPAEYRRQFR is encoded by the coding sequence ATGTTGAAACACACTTTACTTGTCTTTTTATTTTCTTTTATCTGTATTAAAGGTATATCTCAGCCTCAGGGCGTTTTGACTCACTTTTCTAATGATGGCAAGTTAAGTCAATCAAGAGTTTTAGGTATTCAGCAGGATAAAAAAGGATTTATCTGGCTGGCTACTTTTAACGGTCTGATTCGTTATGACGGAAATACTTTTAGAAAATTCAAAGTCGGACAGGATGATACTCCATTAAACATACAATCGAATCGTGTTTCCAAATTTATTTTTGATAACAATGGAAGAATATGGATTCAGTCAGAGAAAAATGATGTTTATTATTTTGATACTAATGAACTAAAATTTCATAATCCGATAGAATCCAATACAGACGAGCTTGTTTTAGAGCAATTCAAAATAATGCGTTCGGGCAGAACTTGGCTTTTTCCAAAAGATAAAAATGAAATGATAGCTTTTGAAAGTAACGGACAAATTAGAAAAGTTAGTTTCAAAAACACGAGACATTTTGGAAAAATTGCGGATGTATTAGAAGATAAAGCCGGAGTAACCTGGTTTTTATCCAATGCTGGACTTTCAAGATTAAATAAAGGAGCTAAACAACCTGAATATTTCTTTACTAATGTTTCAGAGCAGACAGGAAAAGGAAATTCGTTCAATATTGCTGTTGAAACAAAAGATGATCTTTGGTTTGGAGGCGATCAGGGAAAATTTATTCGGTACAATAAAAAATCAACGACATTTTTTAATTTGGATTTAGGAATTCAAGATGATATTCTGCTTTTAAAAGAAATAGGCGACAGCAAAATATTAATTGTAAAAAAGAAGGAAGGTTTCTGTACTTACGATATTAAAACAGGAAAATTCAATAATTACAAAAGTACCACACTAGCAGGTCTTCCGAAGGAAAGTATTAATTTTTTAGGACTTACAGCTTTACGTCGATTTTGGTTTGACACCCCAAATTCCGGGATATTTATGTTTGATCTCATGACTGAAAAATTGAAGAAACTGGAAGTAGATCCAAGCGAACCTTCTGCGGCAGCGGGCCGACAAAAAAGTTTTCTGCTGACTTCTCCAAATGGAACCGTCTGGCTTCAGTCTGGTAAAGGTGCGTTTTCGTATTGGGATGAAAAACAAAACAGACTTTTTTCTGTTATCAGATGCATCAAAGAATCTAAAGAAACATTTTCAGATGTAATGCACACTGCGGCGTTTGATAAATTGGGAAATCTTTGGTTTTGTTCTCATAAACAAGGTTTAGATTTGATTGTATTTAATAACAGTAATTTTCTAAAATTAAATTTAAGCGCATCAGGAAATCATAAAAAGCACAATGTAAGAAGTTTAATGGAAGACCGAGAGAAAAATCTCTGGGTTGCCAGTCGAGATGAGAAAATTGAAATTTTTGATTCTCAAAAAAGAAGAATAGGAAATTTAGGATCTGATGGTACTTTGTCTCCAAACAGTTCGGGCTGGGGAGCAGATATTTATAGTATGATGCAGGATGCCAAAGGCCGGATATGGATTGGAACAAGAGGGAACGGTGTCTTCTGTCTGACCCCAAAACCGCTTTCTTTCAGTTTCATCGTCAAACAATATAAATATGATAAAGACGATAAATACAGTATTAGTTGTGATGATATTTACAAAATCTTTCAGGCATCAAGCGGGCAGATTTACCTTGCAACTTGGGGAGGTGGACTTAATTTGATTAAAGAATCTGCTGGCAAAGCGAATTTTATAAGTTACAGAAATGAACTCAAAAATTATCCAATTGGCAGAGCAGATAAAGTGCGTTCGGTTGTGGAAACTAAAGATCATAGAATTTTCTTTGTTTCATCTTACCGATTATTTTCTATAGCAGGAGAAAAGCTATCAGCTGATAAAATGCAGTTTAAAGATCATTTTCAGGCTTCGGGAAATGATATTTTGGATATTATCGTGACTTCAAATGGGAAATTGGCATTATCTACAAATGGGAAAGGGCTTATTTTAGTTGATATTGATAAACAGGACCAGGTTAAAGCAGAAACATTTTGGAGCGAAAATTTCGGATTTCCATTAGAAGGTGTCGTGGGTATGGAGGAAGATAAATTCGGAAAAATATGGCTCATGGGCGATAATCAGATTGTACGTTTTGATCCTAAAAACAACAGCAGTGAAACTTTTCCTGAATTAAAATCTATTATAGGAACCGAGATATTCTCAGAAGCAACCAAATGCAGATTATCCAATGGTGAAATCGCCGCAGGTTATTCAGATGGGGTAATTTATTTTAAACCAGATGCGATTAAACCTTCAAAATTTAAACCTTATTTAGCAATCTCTGGATTTTTGGTCAACAATAAAGAATTATTTGAGGTAAATCCTGAAACACCAAAGAATCCGGATCTTTTAACTGAAGTTACTTTAAAACACGATCAGAATTTTTTCAGAGTTCAGTTCTCAGCTTTAGATTATATCAAAAATGAAAATATTGTGTATCGATATAAACTGGAAGGAATCGATAAAGACTGGAATTATCTTAAAGGAGGTCAGTCAATTAACTATACCAATTTAGGAAGAGGAACTTATACCTTAATAGTATCTTCTACAAACGGACACAATTTGTGGCTGGATAACGAAAGACAAATCAAAATTACGATTAAGCCTTCTATTTGGGGAACATACTTCGCTTATTTCTGTTATTTGGTATTGGCTGTAGGTTTGTTTTTATTAGTAAGACGCGCGATTTCAACAATCTTAAAATTGCGAAATGATGTACGGGTAGAAAAAGAAGTTAGCGCCTTAAAGCTAAATTTCTTTACTGATATTTCACATGAAATCCGTACACCACTTACTATGATTACCGCTCCTTTAGAAGTGATGCTTTCGGATAATAAGTTAGATGAATCGGCAAAATCACAGCTTCGGATTATTGAAAAATACAGTAATAAATTATTGAATTTGGTTAATCAGATTCTGGATTTTAGAAGAATGCAGGACAGAAAACTGGAAGTTCGCGAAATTGATTTGGGAGAATTTGTAAAGGAAGTCTGCGAAGGTTTTACAGAAGTGAGCCAGCGTCGAAATATACAGCTGAACGTCAGCATCGCCGATAGAAAACCACATATTTGGGCAGATCCTGATAGTCTGGATAAAATTTTGGTCAATCTGCTTTCGAATGCTTTTAAATATTGTAAAAAAGGAAATGTTATCGAAGTTAAAGTAGAAGAAACGGAGAAAAATGTTTGTTTAAAAGTGATTGATAATGGCCCTGGAATTAGTGCTGTGGTTCAGAAGAAACTATTTGTGCGTTTTTCCAATTACAATGAAAATCCTTTTAATCCAAGTACTGGAATAGGGCTTTCGATTGTAAAAGATTCGGTTGAAAAACACGGAGCGGAAATTTCAGTTGAAACAAAATTAGGAAAGGGAAGCAGTTTTGAAATTAATTTTCAAAAAGGATACAATCATTTTTCTGATGATGTAGAAATTCATTTTGAAGATACAGAGGAACATTTTACAGAAGATATTCAACCGAATGAAATAGTAACTGAAGAATTGGTTACAGAAGAAATAAGAGAAAAACCAGTTGGCTTAATAATAGAAGATGATCCTGAATTAAGAAACTTTATTCTTTCTATTTTAAAAGAGGATTATACCATTTATATCGCTGAAAATGGAAAAGAAGGTCATGTGAAAGCTGAAGAATTATCGCCGGATTTCATAATCAGTGATATTATGATGCCTGAAATGGACGGAATCGAAATGCTTAAAATTATTCGAAACAACTTTGCAATCAGTCATGTTCCTGTGATTTTATTGAGTGCAAAAACGGCTATCGAAAGTAAATTAGCCGGAATGGAATATGGTGCAGATGATTATATTACAAAGCCTTTTAATGTGAGTTTCTTAAAAGCAAGAGTAAAGAATGTTTTGGAACAGCGCATTCGTTTACAGCAGTTGTATTCAACAGGAAGTATTGCGCAAATTGCAAAAGAAGAGCCTTTACATATTTCAGAGAAAGACAATAAGTTTATGCTGAAAGTAATCGAATTGGTAAAAGAAAACATTTCTAAAACCGATTTCTCTGTAGATGAATTAGGAAAATTGATGTGTATGTCACGAGCCAGTTTCTTTAATAAACTGAAAGATGTTACAGGAGTTTCTCCGGTTGTTTTTATAAGAGACATGAAATTAAATGAGGCGGCGAATCTTCTGAAAAATGAAGATTTATTAATTAAAGAAATCTGTTTTGAAGTCGGTTTCAGTGATTTGAAATATTTCGGAAAATGTTTTAAATCAAAATACAATTATACTCCTGCAGAATATCGACGACAGTTTCGTTAG
- a CDS encoding glycoside hydrolase family 3 C-terminal domain-containing protein translates to MKKVYKLALVLHFATLTSFAQENPAFKNPNLPIEQRVNDLVSRMTVEEKISQLMDSAPAIERLGIPEYNWWNESLHGVARAGFATVFPQSISIASSWDKQLVLDVANAISDEARAKHHEYLRRGQHGIYQGLTFWSPNVNIFRDPRWGRGHETYGEDPYLTGQLGLNYVKGLQGTDPKYLKVVATAKHYAVHSGPEPSRHEFNANVSDIDLYETYLPAFRTLVKDGSVYSVMGAYNRFRGESCSASPFLFNILRNDWGFQGYIVSDCGAVTDIWKYHKITKDAASASALAVKEGLDLECGSSYQSLKEALDRKLLSEADIDLTIKRLFTARFKLGMFDPDEIVPYAQIPFSVNNNAANDWLARIASQKSIVLLKNQNNALPLSKNLKTIAVIGPNADDVQSLWGNYSGVPSNPVTVLRGIQNKIEPNAKVLYAKGTDLAKGVPEMNVIPSVYFQNENGKQGLTGEYFDNSKWQGNPLFTRNDDNIDFHWDINTPDPRMKMGNYSVKWSGYLRVPKSGVYEISDWAKPFMTVEIETGKLTGGKNNHHPRIRPQKIELEAGRKYKIEVKYQNFYGDAIAQLLWAEPQENVLKEAVETANKADVVVLVLGLNERLEGEEMKVEADGFDGGDRTSLNLPANQEELMKALVATGKPVVLVLINGSALSINWANDNVPAILTAGYPGQQGGNAIADVLFGDYNPAGRLPVTYYKSVDQLPAFENYDMKGRTYRYFEKKPLYPFGFGLSYTKFKYSNLQLPSTPTTNKDLKVSVDVTNIGDCDGEEVVELYIKDEKASTPRPIIQLEGFERINLKKGETKTVDFILTPRQLSLINKKKQRVVEPGWFTISVGGKQPDGSADVQTGRVNITGKPLTLDK, encoded by the coding sequence ATGAAAAAAGTATACAAATTAGCTTTAGTGTTACATTTTGCGACATTAACCTCTTTCGCGCAGGAAAACCCTGCATTTAAAAATCCTAACTTACCTATTGAACAGCGTGTAAATGATTTAGTTTCCCGAATGACTGTAGAGGAAAAAATCAGTCAGCTGATGGATTCTGCACCGGCAATTGAACGTCTCGGCATACCGGAATACAATTGGTGGAACGAATCCTTACATGGTGTTGCAAGAGCAGGATTTGCAACTGTTTTTCCGCAATCTATTTCGATTGCCTCTTCTTGGGACAAACAATTAGTTTTGGATGTTGCCAACGCAATCTCTGATGAAGCTCGTGCCAAACATCATGAATATCTTCGACGAGGGCAACACGGTATCTATCAGGGATTGACGTTTTGGTCGCCAAATGTCAACATTTTTCGTGATCCACGCTGGGGACGCGGACATGAAACTTACGGCGAAGATCCCTATTTAACTGGTCAATTGGGACTTAATTATGTAAAAGGTCTTCAGGGAACTGATCCAAAATATTTAAAAGTAGTGGCGACTGCCAAACATTATGCTGTACATTCCGGGCCAGAACCTTCTCGTCATGAGTTCAATGCGAATGTCAGCGATATTGATTTATATGAAACCTATTTACCAGCATTCCGCACTCTTGTAAAAGACGGAAGTGTTTATTCTGTCATGGGAGCTTATAATCGTTTTAGAGGAGAATCTTGCAGTGCCAGTCCGTTTTTATTTAATATTCTTCGAAATGACTGGGGTTTTCAAGGTTATATTGTTTCAGACTGTGGTGCTGTTACAGATATTTGGAAATATCATAAAATTACAAAAGATGCCGCTTCGGCTTCGGCGCTTGCTGTAAAAGAAGGTTTAGATTTGGAATGTGGCAGCAGTTATCAATCTTTAAAAGAAGCATTGGATCGTAAACTACTTTCGGAAGCCGATATCGATTTAACCATAAAACGCCTTTTTACGGCTCGTTTTAAATTAGGAATGTTCGATCCGGACGAAATTGTGCCTTATGCGCAGATTCCGTTTTCAGTTAACAATAATGCCGCAAATGACTGGCTGGCACGAATAGCTTCTCAAAAAAGTATCGTTCTTCTAAAAAATCAAAACAATGCTTTACCGCTTTCTAAAAACTTAAAAACAATTGCAGTAATCGGTCCTAATGCAGATGATGTACAATCTCTATGGGGTAATTACAGCGGCGTGCCAAGTAATCCTGTTACAGTATTAAGAGGCATTCAGAATAAAATAGAACCGAATGCAAAAGTATTGTACGCAAAAGGAACCGATCTTGCCAAAGGTGTTCCGGAAATGAATGTTATTCCATCTGTCTATTTTCAAAATGAAAACGGAAAACAAGGTTTAACAGGAGAGTATTTTGATAACAGCAAATGGCAAGGAAATCCGCTTTTTACCCGAAATGATGATAATATAGATTTTCATTGGGATATTAATACACCAGATCCTAGAATGAAAATGGGGAATTACAGTGTAAAATGGTCGGGCTATCTTAGGGTGCCAAAATCTGGAGTTTATGAAATATCAGACTGGGCAAAACCTTTTATGACTGTTGAAATTGAAACCGGGAAATTAACTGGAGGAAAAAATAATCATCATCCTAGAATCCGTCCGCAGAAAATTGAACTAGAAGCAGGAAGAAAATATAAAATAGAAGTAAAATATCAAAACTTTTATGGTGATGCCATAGCACAGCTTTTATGGGCAGAACCACAAGAAAATGTTTTGAAAGAAGCTGTTGAAACCGCCAATAAAGCAGATGTAGTAGTTTTAGTTTTAGGATTAAACGAACGTCTGGAAGGCGAAGAAATGAAAGTCGAAGCCGATGGTTTTGATGGCGGCGATCGTACAAGCCTTAATTTACCAGCCAATCAGGAAGAATTAATGAAGGCTTTAGTTGCTACAGGAAAACCTGTTGTTTTAGTTTTAATTAACGGAAGTGCACTTTCCATCAATTGGGCAAATGATAATGTTCCTGCTATATTAACTGCCGGATATCCTGGTCAGCAAGGAGGAAATGCCATTGCAGATGTTCTTTTTGGCGATTATAATCCAGCCGGGCGATTACCTGTTACGTATTATAAATCGGTAGATCAGCTTCCTGCTTTTGAAAACTACGATATGAAAGGTCGTACTTATCGCTATTTTGAGAAAAAGCCTTTATATCCGTTTGGCTTTGGCTTGAGCTATACCAAATTTAAATACAGTAATTTACAGCTTCCATCAACTCCAACAACAAATAAAGATTTAAAAGTATCTGTTGATGTAACCAATATTGGTGATTGTGACGGCGAAGAAGTAGTGGAATTATATATTAAAGATGAAAAAGCTTCAACTCCTCGTCCAATCATTCAATTGGAAGGTTTTGAACGTATTAATCTAAAGAAAGGCGAAACCAAAACAGTAGATTTTATACTGACTCCAAGACAATTATCATTAATCAATAAGAAAAAACAAAGAGTTGTAGAACCGGGATGGTTTACTATTTCAGTTGGAGGAAAACAACCTGATGGTTCTGCTGATGTTCAAACTGGACGTGTAAATATTACTGGAAAACCACTTACGCTGGATAAATAA